From the genome of Candidatus Promineifilum breve, one region includes:
- a CDS encoding VOC family protein, protein MKIVKKYPDGVFSWIDLTTTDIAAAQAFYAGLFGWEVDEQPVGDSGVNYTNFRLNGYTVAGGGQMMPDMLAAGVPSNWMPYVNTDDIEATAARATAAGGVVFMPPMAVMDAGSMAFLQDPSGAAFGLWQPGNHIGAQVVNQPNALVWNELQTRDTEAAGAFYKQVFGWGQRTNDGYTMWDQDGRVQCGGLPLDPAWGDAVPSNWLTYFMVEDVDATAARLGELGGTAVHGPVDIEGMGRMMVAQDPQGATFAVIRFNGPVDEPPGEVEEVG, encoded by the coding sequence GTGAAGATCGTCAAGAAATATCCCGATGGTGTGTTTAGCTGGATCGACCTGACCACGACCGACATTGCCGCCGCGCAAGCCTTCTATGCCGGGCTGTTCGGCTGGGAAGTGGACGAGCAGCCGGTGGGCGACAGTGGCGTGAATTACACCAACTTTCGCCTCAATGGCTACACCGTGGCCGGCGGCGGCCAGATGATGCCCGACATGCTGGCCGCGGGCGTGCCGTCCAACTGGATGCCCTACGTCAACACCGACGACATCGAGGCCACCGCGGCGCGGGCCACGGCCGCCGGTGGCGTGGTCTTCATGCCGCCGATGGCGGTGATGGACGCGGGCAGCATGGCCTTCCTGCAAGACCCCAGCGGCGCGGCGTTCGGCCTGTGGCAACCGGGCAACCACATCGGGGCGCAGGTCGTCAATCAGCCCAATGCGTTGGTCTGGAACGAGCTGCAAACCCGCGACACGGAGGCGGCCGGCGCGTTCTACAAGCAGGTGTTCGGCTGGGGGCAGCGCACCAACGACGGCTATACCATGTGGGATCAGGACGGCCGCGTCCAATGCGGCGGGCTGCCGCTCGACCCGGCCTGGGGCGACGCCGTGCCGTCGAACTGGCTGACCTACTTCATGGTCGAGGACGTGGACGCCACGGCGGCACGGCTGGGCGAATTGGGCGGCACGGCCGTCCACGGCCCGGTGGACATCGAGGGCATGGGGCGCATGATGGTGGCCCAGGACCCCCAGGGCGCAACCTTCGCCGTCATCCGCTTCAACGGGCCGGTCGATGAGCCGCCGGGGGAGGTGGAGGAAGTGGGTTAG
- a CDS encoding WD40 repeat domain-containing protein, producing MSRFRSPLRIVCACLLIVILTASSRLAAQPGAPGGEPTAAPPNGLIPVFYHRAHITGFTMPYMAQAVADPAHDRLYVSFSDGGYIDDGPTLNVFDTSQARRLMTLEDPELSVLALNRSGTRLVSITDYFGERGHLRFYDTATMTLVADVPLPCAPSTVTCSVSDMAYGPDDRLYWISYSDTVVNIFDPATGTSLGYFEAADGAAIARIAIAGDQLFVFEETNNNWTPHIRRYNIAATAPVAELSVPTHDGVYFGAVSPDGAYFFAASDNILYLYDGQTLQPAHTLLETSKFGFGIMGTTFSPDGRRAIVLAENPYNDLHSQLLTFDPATGAVINVGHLKHEKFATLTESRLAPLADGEIAVVLRESIEIFRPTSHAAAVPVTFNNTCSGGFIRDFFTDPTSGWPSGDNGNVAFGYDSETYMIRQRNADAWFAVGRGDRWVDGQRTAISTRVVDAEGLSGLVFGLNDDWSHFYTLEIAPSLGRWVVFEYLAGAGWNLLATGTDGHIAAVGGWNRVEIQQSSGDHEMHLFVNDTFLYRFTMPNVDGRIAISAGSFAPNFEARFDNYYFSGQNCPWNPPNRATGLEFSPPIARPPLEEFLP from the coding sequence ATGTCCCGTTTTCGTTCGCCGCTGCGAATCGTCTGCGCTTGCCTGCTCATCGTCATCCTGACTGCCTCGTCGCGACTCGCGGCCCAGCCCGGCGCGCCCGGCGGCGAGCCGACGGCCGCGCCGCCGAACGGCCTGATACCCGTCTTCTACCACCGCGCCCACATCACCGGCTTCACGATGCCCTACATGGCCCAAGCCGTGGCCGACCCGGCCCACGACCGTCTGTACGTTTCCTTTAGCGATGGCGGTTACATCGACGATGGCCCCACCCTCAACGTCTTCGACACCAGCCAGGCCCGGCGGCTGATGACGCTGGAAGACCCGGAATTGTCCGTCCTGGCCCTGAACCGGAGCGGGACGCGCCTCGTCAGCATCACAGACTATTTCGGCGAACGGGGCCACCTGCGTTTTTACGACACCGCCACGATGACGCTGGTCGCCGACGTGCCGCTGCCGTGCGCCCCGTCCACCGTTACGTGCAGCGTGTCCGACATGGCCTATGGGCCGGACGACCGGCTGTACTGGATCAGTTACAGCGATACGGTGGTCAACATCTTCGACCCGGCCACGGGAACCAGCCTGGGCTACTTTGAGGCCGCCGACGGCGCGGCCATCGCCAGGATCGCGATCGCCGGCGATCAGCTCTTCGTCTTCGAAGAGACGAATAACAACTGGACGCCGCACATCCGGCGCTACAACATTGCCGCGACCGCGCCCGTTGCGGAACTCAGTGTCCCGACCCACGATGGTGTTTATTTTGGGGCGGTCTCGCCCGACGGGGCTTACTTCTTCGCCGCCTCCGACAACATCTTGTACCTGTACGATGGGCAGACGTTGCAACCCGCGCACACGCTCCTGGAAACGTCCAAGTTTGGATTTGGCATCATGGGCACAACTTTTTCGCCCGACGGCCGGCGCGCCATCGTCCTGGCGGAGAATCCCTATAACGACCTTCACTCCCAACTTCTGACCTTCGACCCCGCCACCGGCGCGGTGATAAACGTAGGCCATCTGAAGCATGAAAAGTTCGCCACTCTTACAGAAAGCCGGCTCGCACCCTTGGCCGACGGTGAAATCGCCGTCGTCCTGAGGGAATCAATCGAAATCTTCCGCCCCACCAGCCACGCCGCGGCCGTGCCCGTGACCTTCAACAACACGTGCAGCGGCGGCTTCATCCGGGACTTCTTCACCGACCCGACCTCCGGCTGGCCGAGCGGGGACAACGGCAACGTCGCGTTCGGCTATGACAGCGAGACGTACATGATCCGCCAGCGCAACGCCGACGCCTGGTTCGCCGTCGGCCGCGGTGACCGCTGGGTGGATGGCCAACGGACAGCCATCTCGACCCGCGTGGTCGACGCGGAAGGGCTATCGGGCCTGGTCTTCGGCCTGAATGATGACTGGTCCCACTTCTATACGCTGGAGATCGCCCCCAGCCTGGGCCGCTGGGTGGTGTTCGAGTATCTGGCGGGCGCGGGCTGGAATTTGCTGGCAACGGGCACCGACGGCCACATCGCGGCCGTGGGCGGTTGGAACCGGGTCGAAATACAGCAGTCCTCTGGCGATCATGAAATGCACCTGTTCGTGAATGACACTTTTCTCTACCGATTCACGATGCCCAATGTGGACGGCCGCATCGCCATCAGCGCCGGATCGTTCGCGCCGAATTTCGAGGCGCGCTTCGACAACTACTATTTCAGCGGCCAGAATTGCCCCTGGAATCCGCCGAATCGTGCCACCGGGCTGGAGTTCTCCCCGCCCATCGCCCGCCCACCGCTGGAGGAGTTCCTGCCCTAG